A section of the Cydia splendana chromosome 1, ilCydSple1.2, whole genome shotgun sequence genome encodes:
- the LOC134793487 gene encoding uncharacterized protein LOC134793487 codes for MKIALVVFVVALSAIYVESKDLIVGTSFNSRLLWQEKAEYNAIPLKKRVKEVFFSDPGQQIIKGIIARDLDHTEAIPSVTAGGVGFSYANIRLKSVRGSGLNYQIEIYV; via the exons ATGAAGATCGCCTTAGTAGTTTTTGTAGTCGCCCTGTCGGCAATTTACGTGGAAAGCAAGGATCTCATAGTGGGCACCAGTTTTAACAGCAGATTGCTGTGGCAGGAGAAAGCTGAATATAATGCCATCCCGCTTAAGAAGAGAGTTAAGGAGGTGTTTTTCTCTGATCCTGGACAACAGATAATAAAg GGTATCATCGCTCGTGACCTTGACCACACAGAGGCGATACCCAGCGTGACCGCGGGCGGCGTCGGCTTCTCGTACGCCAACATCCGACTCAAGTCCGTGCGTGGCTCCGGCCTCAACTACCAGATCGAGATCTACGTCTAA